Genomic segment of Dromiciops gliroides isolate mDroGli1 chromosome 3, mDroGli1.pri, whole genome shotgun sequence:
GCCAATTTAAATGGACACGAAGCAATTTGGGATTATAAAACTCCGAACCTAAAAACAAACTGTCCACCCCTGGATTTGAAGTTTTGTTAAGACAGATGGAGAATAAAAGACTTTTCATTAAATACTATTCAAATACTCTGAACCTCACACTCAGCTTAAGCTCCTCACTATACATATTTACAGTATTTATAAATAGAGCACAGTTAAACACTGACCTGTATTTACAGTACTGCTTTCCCCTAGAGATGTACCCGACAATGGCCCATTAAAGCGTCATTTCAAAATAAGATGCAAACTTAAATTTTACCTGCTACAATAAATATTGCTAGCGTCAGATGCAAAAGAATAGATTAAGTGAAATTACAATCGCCTTGGCAAGAATATTTTTTTACTGCATGGTGTAAAAGGGGTCAAAAAGTGATTTCCTTTTTCagccattaaaatatttttttcctccaagcaCCAGTTTTGTTTAGAATTGAGATGAGGAAAATTTATTCAGTCCCACCCCAGAATATATACACTCTTGATTCCTTTGGCATAAACGACTAAAACAGAGGTCAATTTTAGTCACTGGTATTTTGGAGTCCGTCTCCCTTCCTAGGTAACAGGGCTGGGGAGGAGGGTCACGTGAACCCCGTGTTGCCTGGCAATAAATAAACCTAAGAGAGGACAGATAATCAACGGCTTCTTCCCGTCCAACGCGGCGTCCCTGACAGTCTTTAGCCCCCTTTGGAGTGGAAGCTGGCTCCAAAGGCGGGGTTCTGAGGAATGTGAATGAGAATCAGAAAGCCCTGGATTCCAGGAAAGTCGACGTCCACGTGGTGCACTGGAACTGGCGGCCCGCCCCATCGGGGGTCCGGTCAGGCGGCACCGAGGGCATGAAGCTGTCCAGGCTCGCAATCTGCTCGGGCTCGGCTCTGGTCCTCCCCCGCCCCCGTCGGGGGTCCGCCGCAGCCTGGGGCTGCGTGATCCCCTGCGTTTGGGGCGCCCAGTTGGGGCTCGGCTCACAGTCCGCTCTGTCCCGTTCGGCCCGTCCCTTCGGGGCTCGGCTCTGGTCCTCCCCCGCCCACGTCGGGGGTCCGCCGCAGCCTGGGGCTCGTGATCCCCCGCAGCCCTCGCCCCGCCCCCGCTCAGGGGATGCCCTCGCGGCGCCGGCAGCACTGCGAAGGCGGCACGTCCCAGTCGTAGACATAGGAGAGGCGCAGGCGCACCTCCTGCGGGCAGAGGCGGCCGCTCTGGACCAGACTGCGCTGCTTGTCGCGCATGTCGTCGGGGCTCTGCTTGTGCGTCACTAGGTAGTGGTTGCTGCAGCCGCGCGAGCGGTATTCCGTGTCGAAGCGCGGGTCGTGCTCGCGGTGCACGTCGAGGGGCGCCAGCCAGGCGCCCAGCGACACGTCCTCGCTGCGCCAGCGCTGCAACACGTCGCGGTTGCGGCTCACGAAGCGCACCAGGTCGGCCGAGAGCACGTAGCCACCGCCCAGCGCGTAAGGCAGGTAGTGGTCGCAGAGCAGCCAGGCGGCCTCGCGCCAGCGCCCGCCCGCCTGCACGCGCCCGCGCCCCGAGAAGAAGCCCCAGTAGAGGCGGCGGCGCCGCTCCGGCGCGCGCGCGCGCAGCTCGTCGCGCAGGGTGCCCAGGCGTACGAACGTGTCGTCGTCGGCCTTGAGCACGAAGTCGATGTCCAGGCGCTCGTCGAGCCAGGCGAACATGGCCAGCACCTTGGCCGTCAGGTTCTCGTAGGCGTCGCGCAACTGCGGTAGCAGCAGCAGGTCGCCGTGGCGCCCCTGCTCCCGCTCCAGCGCGCGCCGCTCGGCGGCCTCCAGCCCGGCCGTGCCTACCACGAAGCGTGCCCACACGTCGGCGAGCGGCCCGGGCCGCCCGGCGCCCGCCAGCCACGTGCTGCGGACGGCGCTGCGCCGCTCGGCGCCCGCGGGCGCGCTCACCACCAGCACGGCCAGAAACGCACGCTCCGCGGGCTCGCCCGCCTCGGCCCGCGCATGCGCCGCGGCGGCCGCGCGCCCGTCCCCCGCCGGGCCCTCGGGCGCGCACCTGGCCAGCCAGAGCAGCGCGCCCGCGGACAGCGCCAGGCCGGCCAGGGCCAGCGCCGTGCGGTGCCGGCACACGAACCGCGGCAGGTTCATCGCGCCCTGCAGCACGCGGCGCTGCGCGCGCACCTCCTCTCCGCCGACCTCCGCGCCCCGCTTCGAGGAGGGGGGCGTCCGGCGGGTAggggctgggggtggtggtggtgggggcagcgCGCGCTGCTACTGCGCGTGCGCCGGACGGCCTCCCGCAGCTCCCGTCATCCGAGGCCGTGACGCGCCTCGCTCGCGTGGGCGGCGCTCTCCCCTCCGGGCGGCCGACGAGAAAGTGACAGGGGCGGGCGCGTAAACTCACAAAAAGGCCGGCGGAGGCGTGCCTCCGCCCGAGGACGCTGAGGTGGCAGGGCTGAGGGGCGGGGTCGGGACGGGCCCTGGCATCATGTGATGCAGGTGGCTTCCGCTGGTTCTTGCACGTGATAGGATCTCCGTAGTCGTTGTCTCTTCCGCCCGGAGAAAAGATGGCGGCGCGCGACCGCCATCGGCTTTAGCGCTCGCCCCTCCCcgccccttccctcaagaaagATGGCGGCCGCCTGTGCGGGCTTCCGTTGACGGTATCGCGGACTTCGCTCCTGTCCGTCTCGGGGCTCCTGGCGGTGAGTGACGGGCGCCCTCCGTGGGGCAGCCTGAACTGGGTTGGGGGCTCTGGGGTCACGGGGTCACGGGTCGTCTTGGCTAGAGGGGTCTTGTTATTAGACCTCTGGTTATGGGGAGCTTACTTCCCAGTCAGGAGCAGTCAGGTTTGTGGAGGGAACCCGGCTGTCTCGGGGTCACAGACCGTCAGGACTAGAGGggttctgcttgaagacctttggCGATGGGGAGCTCTCACTCCCCTTTAGAGGGTCACGGACTGACCGGGAGGGGGAGGTCGGGGGTCATGGGGTCACAGGATCATAGCCTATCCGGGATGGAGGGGAGAGCTTTGAGGTGAGTCATCTGGTCCCGCTCGCCCCAACCCGAGGGAGGGGTCCCGCCTGAGGATCGCTGGCTATGGGGAGCTCACTCCCTCTCCTCCTTGTCCAGCGCTGAGTCCTGCCGGGCTCGGGGGAGAGCTGCCGTTTGCTCCACCCCTTTTCCATCCTCCAGCTGTGCCTCAGGCGGCCTGAAGTCTTCTCTGGCTCCCACCGAGTGATCGCCCTTTCATAGACTTGGCTTATGGCTTGTTTGCTGCtcgtctccctcattagactgggaTCGGGCTGTTAGAGGTGCCCAGTTAAAGCTTGTTGACTTAAGTGTGAGCTCTGGGATTTTGAGCCCCTAGATCTTAGAGCCTTGGGAATGACTTGAGAGTTCATCGAGACCAATTCCTCATCTTAtgggtgaggaagctgagacccagagagattgggggttgggggagtgattggggggggggggaggtctgtGAAGTAAACCCAAGCCCTGTAGAATTAGAAAATTCCCTTTAACCAACCATCGTT
This window contains:
- the B3GALT6 gene encoding beta-1,3-galactosyltransferase 6 encodes the protein MNLPRFVCRHRTALALAGLALSAGALLWLARCAPEGPAGDGRAAAAAHARAEAGEPAERAFLAVLVVSAPAGAERRSAVRSTWLAGAGRPGPLADVWARFVVGTAGLEAAERRALEREQGRHGDLLLLPQLRDAYENLTAKVLAMFAWLDERLDIDFVLKADDDTFVRLGTLRDELRARAPERRRRLYWGFFSGRGRVQAGGRWREAAWLLCDHYLPYALGGGYVLSADLVRFVSRNRDVLQRWRSEDVSLGAWLAPLDVHREHDPRFDTEYRSRGCSNHYLVTHKQSPDDMRDKQRSLVQSGRLCPQEVRLRLSYVYDWDVPPSQCCRRREGIP